AGAGCCGAGCTTATGATGCTTTGGCAAAAGCCACAGGTCAAATGCTGACCGCTGACCGCTGATGGCTGAAAGTGGATGGCTTTTTGCCCTCGGCCCTCGGCCCTGCGCCCCCGGCACCCAAGATGCATACGCAAAATCCTTTACTCCCCTCCCCCGTCCCGTACAATGACTGCTGTGATTACCAAGCGCATCATCCCGTGTCTGGATGTCCAGAATGGCCGGGTGGTCAAGAACGTCAAATTCTTTGAAAACCACCGAGATGCCGGAAACCCCCTCCTGCTTGCCCAGAAATACGAACACGAACAGGCCGATGAACTGGTCTTTTACGACATCACCGCCAGCCATGAAGGCCGCAAACTGATGCTGGAAGTGGCCCGTGATGTGGCCGAGAGCGTGATGATGCCCCTCACCATCGGGGGTGGCGTCAACAGCGTGGAGGATTTCAGGAATTTGCTGCTCTCAGGGGCAGACAAGATTTCGGTGAATTCCAGTGCCATTCGCAACCCTGACCTGATCCGGGCCGCCAGCGATCACTTTGGAGCCCAGTGTGTGGTGCTGTCCATCGATGCCAAGAAAAGGCCTGATGGCACGGGCTGGAATGTGCACCTGAACGGTGGCCGTGTGGACACTGGCATCGACCTGCTGGAGTGGGTCCAGAAAGGCCAGGAACTGGGCGCGGGCGAAATCGTGCTGAACGTGATGGACGCAGACGGCACCCAGTCCGGCTTCGATCTGGTGGCCACCCGCACGGTCAAAGAGCATGTGGATGTTCCGGTGGTGGCTTCGGGCGGTGCAGGCAAACTGGAAGACTTTTACGATGTGCTGACCGAGGGCAAAGCAGATGCTGCTCTGGCGGCCAGTGTGTTTCACTTTGGGATGCTGACGGTCCGGGAGGTCAAGGATTACCTGACCGGACGGGGCATTCAGGTGAGGGGATTTGTCGAATGAATCTGACTGAACTGAAATACAACGAAGATGGTCTGGTGCCTGTGGTCACCCAGGATGCCAGAAGCGGCGAGGTACTGATGCTGGCCTGGGCCAACCAGGAAGCCCTGGAACACACCCTGACCCACAAAGAAGGCACCTATTTTTCCAGAAGCCGCCAGGAACTGTGGATCAAGGGCAAAACCAGTGGTCACACCCAGAAGGTGCTGGGGGTGCGCTACGACTGTGACAGTGACGCTGTGCTGTATCTGGTGGAGCAGCAAGGTCCAGCCTGCCACACCGGCAAGCAGTCATGCTTCCACAATCCCCTGCTGGAAGAAGAGGGGCACACCCAGCTGGGTTTCGTGGTCAGCGAGGTGTACAAAACCATTCTGGACCGCATTGAGCACCAGCCTGAGGGGTCTTATGTGACCACCATGCACAAAGCTGGTCTGGACCGCATCCTCAAGAAGATTCCTGAAGAGGCCGGAGAGGTCCTGCTGGCTGCCAAAAACAACGACGTGGCAGAACTGGCCACCGAAACCGCAGACCTGCTCTTTCACACCCTCTTTGTGATGGCAGAACTGGGTGTGAAGCCAGAGGACATTGCTGGTGTGCTTTCCAAACGCATGGGGAAAAGTGGCCTGAGGGGTCCCAAAGCAGTGGGCTGATCTTGACCGACCTCTCCAAAAGAAAGAATCCCGGGACGTCCCGGGATTCTTTCTTTTGGGTTCACTTGAGTTCGTCGTACACCACGCACAGATCCAGCTTGCCGGATTTGAAGTTTTTGTCCACATGCACGAACACAGAGTTGTAATCGGTTTCGCCCATGTACTGGAAAGAATAGAGGATCGAGTGGAAGAAGAATTGGGTTTCTGGATCTTTTTCCGTGAGGTAGCGCAGGGTGATCCCGGTGTACCCCCGGGCCATGGAGTCGTTTTGCACCTGTTTGAGGTAAGACACCATGTTCTGGTCTGAAAGCACATAATATTCGTAGCGGGTGTTATAGCGGGTGTTGTCGATTTCTTCTTCTGGGTCTGTGTTTTTGTCTTGCTCGTTTTCGATTTTTTCTTTGTTCTTTTCGATCACTTCTTCTGAGCTGTGCATGGCATCACAGTTGCTGGCCACCGGAGCCCGTCCCACGGGAATGCCCATGATCTCTTTGAGGTCGATCAGGGCAGTGAGGCGGGAAAGCTCCTCAGGATTGCTCTGGGTGGGTTTTTTCACTGTGGGGCTCAAAATGTCCATCACACTTGAGTGGTAAACCCGACCGGTGGGGGTGGATTCAAAAGTGGAGTTGTAGGTGTAGGTGTTCTGGGGGGCACAGCCCACCAGCAGGATCCCAAGCATCCAGGCATATCTTTTCATTTTTCCTCCGAAACCATCATTTGACCATGACTGCTGCCACATCATTCGGGCTTCAGAATGAATTTTACATGAATGCCTGCTGAAGTTAAAGTGAAATGCATCTTCATGAAGCAAAGAAATATTTGTACGAACAGAAGACAAAGAAAGGCCTTGCAAGACAGTTTTTTTCTGTTTTTTGCCCAGAAGTTCTGTTGTACTGAACAAATTTCACTCTGGTAAACCGAAAAACAGGTAAAACAGTGTAGTACACTACAACACTGTAAACCAATTGAACCCTTTCCACATGTTACAAAGCCATGTATGGAACGTGCTCTTGTACTGGAAACCGTGCGTGTCACCGAACAGGCCGCCCTCGCTGCCAGCCGCCTGATTGGCAAAGGAGACAAAAATGCAGTGGATGCTGCTGGCACAGACGCCATGCGTCAGGTGCTCAATGAACTGGACATCGATGGCACCGTGGTGATCGGTGAGGGGGAAATGGACGAGGCCCCCATGCTCTACATCGGGGAAAACCTGGGCCAGAAGACCAAACATTCCCACAGGGTGGACATTGCTGTGGATCCCGTAGAGGGCACCGAAGCAGCAGCCAAGGGCCTGCCCAATGTGATTGCCGTGATTGCCATGAGCGAAAAAGGCGGTCTGCTGCACGCCCCCGATGTGTACATGGACAAACTGGTGGTTCCGCCTCCAGCCCTCGGGCACGTCAATCTGGACTGGCCTGTAGAGGCCAACCTGAAAGCCCTCGCCATGAGCCTGCAGCGCAGCGTGGAAGACCTGCTGATTGTGGTGCTGGACCGTGAACGCCACACCCCGCTGATCCAGCAAATCCGTCAGGCTGGAGCCAGGGTCAAGCTGATCAATGCAGGAGATGTGATTGCAGGTCTGGCTGCAGCCATCCGTGGGACCGGAGTGCACGCCCTGATGGGATGGGGAGGTGCCCCGGAAGGGGTGGTCACTGCAGCCGCCATGAAATGCCTGGGGGCCGAATTCCAGGGCCGTTTCATCGCAGAGAACGATGAGCAGCGGGAACGCCTGAAGCTGATGGGCGTCTCCACAGAAAAAATCTACAAAACCAACGACCTGGCCCCCGGAGACAACATTGTTTTCAGTGCCACGGGCATCACCGATGGGGATCTGCTGGAAGGGGTGCGGCCTTTCGGCGGAGGGGCCAGAACCCATTCCATCGTGATGGGACACTCCACAAGGGTGGTGCGTTTCATTGATTCCATCCATCTGCAGGACAGCAAAGCCCGTGTGGTGGTGCGGGTTTAAAAGCTTCATCGAAACCTGCAGAGGGAACGTGCCGTTTTGGGAAGTGGACAGTTCACAGTTGACAGTTCACAGCAAACAGAAAATTTCCCCTGCAGAGGATCAGGGCTTCATTTGCTGCAGCATTTTCAGGCGTTCTTGCACTCCAGGATGGGTGGAAAGCAAAGTGGTGCTTTCAGAACCCTCATGGTCTTCAATCAGCCTCTGCAGCATGTCCTGCAGGGGCTTTGTTCCCCAGCCACGGGCCAGCATGTATTTCCCTGCAGTCTGGTCTGCTTCGGCTTCAAAACCCCTGGAGTAACCGTTCTGGATCAGCAGAGCAGGCACAGAAGCTGCCAGGGACGTGGGAGAAACCACATCTCCCAGGGCCACCGAGATCATGAAGAACACCCCCAGGCTCTGGTAAATGCTTTTCAGACCATGGCGGTGAATCACATGTCCCACCTCATGGGCCAGCACCCCCAGGATTTCCCTGTCGTTTCTGGCCAGTTTGATCAGGTCATCGGTGATCACAATGTTCCCTGAAGGCAAAGCGAATGCATTGGCTCCCAGTTCTGAACTCTGGTAAAAGTGCAGTTCATAGGGGTAATTTTCTCCAATGTCCTGCACCACTTTCTGGAATTCAGAGCGGATTTTTTGCTGGCGTGATTCTGGTATTGCGGAAGGTTGCAGGTACTGGCGGTCCAGCAATTTCAGGGCATTGTCGCTCACAGTGACCAGCACAGAAATGGAGGTCACTTCTGCAGCTTTCTGCGCCACCACTGGAAGGCCGAACCTGAAAAATCCCAGCAGAAAGACGCCCAGCACCACAAAACCCAGCAGCACCCATTTCCAGTTGTGCTCTATGGCATGCACCCAGCGCATGCCAGCATTGAGCCCCAGGGCCATTTCAACGCTTTCGATGGCCTGCAGGTCTGCCGTTTCCACACGACCCCCATCCTGCAAGTGAAAAATCCGCCGGGTGTTGCCCAGTGGAGGTTGCAACTCCCACCCGCCTTCTGGAATCAACAGGTGCAGGTGCTCTGATTCCAGCTGCAGGTGCACCCCATTCCAGAAAGCCCGTATGGGGTGGGCCCTGGAGCTTTTGCCATCAAAGTAGGTGGCGGCAAATTCAATGCGCATGCTTTACAGTCCGATGTCCAGGTCAAAGAAACCCACTGCGGCATCCCCCAGGGCATTCTCTTCTTCAGAGCCGATTGCAGCAATCTCATCCAGGGCACCCGGAACCGCCACCACACCAATGCGGCTCAGCACATACTGCATGTACCTGATTTTGGCCCAGGGGCTCAGCAGTCCCAGAGACACAGCAATGGCCAGGATGTTGACCAGCTGAATCTTCATCAGGGTCCAGTGGTTGAGCTTGCTGCGGAAACGGATCTGGCCGTCTTTGAGGGTGGTGTTCTCCAGGCTGTAATTCATCAGCTGGGCATAAATGTACTGCTGCAGGGCAACCCCACCCAGCAGGGCAATGATGTAAAAGACCCCCATGATGATGTAGGTGCCCACCAGGTCGCTCAGGCCGTCTCCTCCGCTGTACACCTGACCCATGGCGGCCCCCAGCAGCACCACACCCACCACAATGGAAAAAACAAAACCAATGCCATAAGAGATCAGGTACACCCTCCAGAATGGAGAGGAGTTGCCTGTGAATCTGGCCTGAGCCGTTCCCAGAGCAACATTGTCCAGCAGGTATCTGCGCTGGTAGAACTGAATCAATGGGAAAATGATGCCCCCGGTCAATGGCATCAACAGCATCCAGAGCAGGTAATACTTGTAGGCATCCCCTGAGCTGCCCCAGAATTTGAAGCGCACATTGCGGTAGGCAGAATTGCTGGCCATGAAACGCAGGGATTTGTAGATCAGGTAAGGGTAAATCAAAGCAAAGATGGCCAGAACAGCATACAACCATTTGATCTCGTAATACTGGGCCAGGAAGTACACCGCTGCCCCTACACCCACCACAATGTTGCCTTTCAGAATGGAAATGGGGTTGCCCAGGTACTCAAAAGACTGCCCATCCAGGCGGGTGTTGGCGTACAGGTACTGTCTGGCCCGCACTTTGGCCCAGGCGGCATAAATGCCCAGCGTGATGATGCTCAGGAACAGATTGACAATCCAGATCCTGAAGTACTCATTGGCATTGCCCGTGAATTCAAAACGGTGCAATTTGGGGGTGGCTTGAGTGGGCTTTTCCAGTGTCAATTCATTCATTTCACATTCACCTCATTTGAGTGTAACAAAGCCTTGCAAAATTGGTGTAAAAAAATTTGACATGCAGCACCAGCTTCAGCTTGCAGTATAGTCATGAAGTGATTGTTGCCATTGGAACCGACCTGATCGAAATCCACCGCATCCGCAAGGTGCTGGAGCGGGAAGGCGAACACTTCCTGCACAAGATTTTCACCCCTGAAGAACTGGCCTACTGCCTGAAAATGGCCGATCCAGTGCCCTCTCTGGCCGCCCGTTTTGCCGCCAAAGAAGCCTTCCAGAAAACCTGGTTTGAGGGGCACAGCTGGCAGGACGTGTGGGTGGTGCGGGATGAAACCCCACAGGAACCATTCCCTTTCTCCCGCCCATACCTGAAATTCAGTCCTGAAGTGCAAAAAAACATGCAGGCAAACCACTGGGTGGCCCACCTGTCCCTGACCCACACCAAGGAACATGCCCAGGCTGTGGTGGTGCTGGAAAAACTGGAGCAGCCACATGAACAGTAAAAACGCCTGTTGCAAAGACTGACGTTTGGCATGCAAACCTTTCAGCGTTGCAACAGGCTCAGCACTTCCACATGCGAAGTGTGCGGGTAAAAATCCCAGGGGATGGCTTCCTGCAATTTAAAGCCCCATTCAGACAGCTGTTTGACATCCCTGGCCCAGGTGGCGGGATCGCAGGACACATACACCAGTGTGTCTGCCTGACTGCGCCCCAGGGTCTCGATGACTTCCGGGGTCAGGCCTGCTCTGGGGGGATCCAGGGTGATGGTGCTGTACCCGAGGTTCATGCGTCTGGCATCCCCACGCTGGAATTTGATGTTTTTGATGCTCAGGCGCTCTGCGTCTTTTTTGCCCCGGTCCAGGCTTTCCTGGTTGATGTCCAGCACTGTGACCTTGCCGTAATGGCTGGCGAGGTGCAAACCCAGAGCACCACTCCCGCCATACAGGTCCAGGGCCGTCTCCCCTGCTCCTGCCAGTTCGGCGGCTTTTAGAAACAGTTCGCTGGCAGCTTCAGGGTTCACCTGGGCGAAACTGCTGACCATCACGCTGAGCGGGTATTTGCCGTACTGTTCCAGTGTGGAAGGCTCGCCCCACACCAGTCTGGCTCCATGCTGGAAGCGGTATTTTCCGGGTTTGGCATGGGACACCCCTTGAATGCCCAGATCTGCCAGATACAGGGCTGCTTTCTGGTAATCCTGCGGGTTGCCTTCCCCAATCAGGGCAGCAAGGGTTTCTCCAGACAGGATGCTGGTGCGGAACACCACTTCATATGCTCCACCCAGTTTTCCAGGGTCCACAGTGCGCAGCAGGGCATCAATGCGGTCATGGGCGATGGGGTCTGCACGCAGGGTGCGTTTCTCATGGCTGCCCCGCTCCCGGTAAAAAAACCGTCCCGAATCAATGCCATACTGGGCCACCGTGCGGTAATGCCACTGGCTGGGACTGGACTGTGTGGAAGCCACCTCCAGATGAATTTTTCCAATGCGAACCAGCGCGTCCTGCACAATGCCCTGCTTGTAACGCAACTGGGCCTCATAGGTGGCGTGGGCCAGGTTGAGGGTGGGTGGAGCGTCCAGGGGATCGGTCCGGTCCGGGGATTCCTCGATGATCTTCAGGATGCGGGCGGTGCGCACAGGTTTCTCCTGAAAGACCTGCACATCCAACACCTCTTTGGGCAGTCCTCCTTCAATCAGCACCACACCGGTTTCATGGCGGGCCAGTCCCAGCCCTCCAGAAATGATTTTTTCGACAGTAACGATCAACTTCACTCCTTGTAATACGAAGGGCCAGTGGTGGCAAGAACCTTCAGAAGAGACTGGCTCTGCTCTCCTTCAATGCCCTTGACCCCGTACTTTTGCATCTGTTTGCGGCTGGGGATCAGGAAAATGTAGGTCTTTTTGTCTCCAGCGCCCTTGTCGGTTTTCTGGCTTTCCGTGAACAGGTCCTGGCTGATGCCCAGATCCCGGTAGAATGCTGCTTCTTCTTTCAGGGTGGTCTTGAAGCGCTTGTACGCCGTTTCCAGTTGTTCTGGGGTGCCACGGGTGCCTGTGGTGTCCTTGAATTCCTTTTCCAGGTTCTCCCGGATCTGGGCCTCGGTCAGGTTGGACACTGCTGCAGTGATGTTGCCCTGAAAACCCACCAGTCCGCCTTCCAGCATTTTGGTTTTGCCTGCCAGAAACCAGTAGCTGGCACAGGCAGCCATGCAAAACCCATCCACCTGCACGTCCACACCCTGCTTCTTGAGCATTTTGCCAATTTCAAAAGCAGCGTGGTGGTCCCCGGTGATGGAGTTGATCACCACCTTCTTGATGGACGGGGTGAAAAAGCGTTTGAACTCTGCAAGGCTGTCTGGAAGGATTTCCCCTGCAAAGCTGAGGGTCTGGTCATCCACTTTCTTCCACTGCGGATCAAACCGGTAAGCCGGAACGCAGTAAGAGCTTTTCAGGGTGGGGTCCAGGTTGCGGTACACGATCTGGCAACTTGCGGCCTTGAGGTCCACCATCGAAAAAAAGGCGATCAGGGCAATGATGCTGACAAAGATGATCCAGAATTTCCTGCCCGAGAAGAATTCCAGAATGCGAGAAAAGTCCATGTGGCCTGATTCTACCGGATTTTGCAAGAGCAGTTCAGAGTTTACAGTAGACAGTTGACAGAAAAATGGATGGCAAACCCTGTGCACTCCATACACTCTGGAATTCCTCCAGGCAGAAGCGACAGGGGGTTTTGACTGTGAACTGCACACTGTAAACTGAAAAGCTGCCCTTTACAGAGCAGCTTCAAGTTCTGCTGAATTTATTCCAGGTAGGTGTACCCGAGCAGTTCCTCGGTGTAGGTGGTTCCGAGTTCTTTGGCTTCGGTGGGTGTGAAGTTGCCTTTTTTGCGGGCGGTTTCGATCTGGGCTTCAATGGAGTCGCGCAGGTCGTCTTCTTCGTAACCCATGTTCTCAATCATGCGGCGGGCTTTCTGGCCGCGCACGAACAGGTCAATGCGGTAGCCTTCTTCCTTGTCTGCCACCACATGGGCTTCATTGACCTTGCCAAAGAGGTTGTGTCCGCTTCCCAGCACATCCTGGTAGGCTCCGGCCAGGAAAATCCCCAGGTAATAGGGATTGCCGTCCAGTTCATGCAGGGGCAAAGTGCGTTTCACATCACGCAGGTCAATGAATTTGTCGATCTTTCCGTCACTGTCGCAGGTGATGTCTACCAGGGTGGCTTCACGGGTGGGACGCTCATCCATGCGGTGAATCGGAATGATTGGAAACAGGGTGTCGATGGCCCAGTTGTCTGGCAGTGACTGGAACAGGGAGAAGTTGCAGACGTATTTGTCTGCCAGCACCCGTGGCAGGTCTTCCAGCTCATCTGGCACGTACTTCATGTCCTGCACGGCCTTGGCGATCTTGCGGATGATGGCATTGAAGAGGGCTTCACCACGGGCACGGTCATGCAAACTCAGGTACCCGAGGTTGAACAGGTTGTTCATGGTCTCTTTGTCTGCCACAGCATCGTTGTAGATTTCGCGGGCGTTGCGCACCGTGATGTTTTCCTGCAACTGCTCAAGGTCGGTGACGATCTGGTGCTGTTCTTCCTTGCGGTCTGGAATGAAGTTCTGGTCCACATTGGGGCCCGTCACGTCCAGCACGGGAATCACCAGCACAGAGTGGTGCGCCGTGAGGGCACGTCCAGACTCCGAAACGATGATGGGCTCCTGAACTTCCATGCGCTGGCAGACTTCCTGAATGGTGTAAACCACGTCTGCAGCGTACTCTGCCATGGTGTAGTTCATGCTGGCATAAAAGGTGGTTTTGGAGCCGTCGTAATCGACGCCCAGACCGCCGCCCACGTTCAGGTATTTGACAGGCACCCCGGCTTTCACCAGGTTGGCGTACACGTTGGTGGCTTCACGCACGGCCACCTTGATGCGGCGGATGTCGGTGATCTGTGAGCCGATGTGGCAGTGGATCATGGTGAGGGCGTCCAGCATGTCTTCTTCACGCAGGCGTTCCACCACGTGCAGCAGTTCTGCTGCGTTCAGGCCGAATTTGGCGTTGTCTCCACCGGATTCTTCCCACTGGCCGCTGCCCTTGGCGTTGAGTTTGAAACGCACACCCACTGCAGGTTTGACGTTCAGTTCTTTGGAGAGCCTGAGCACCCGGTCCAGTTCGCTCATTTTTTCCAGGGTGATCACCACGTTTTTGCCCAGCTTGCGGCCCCACAGGGCCAGGCTGACAAAACCATCGTCCTTGAAGCCGTTGCAGCACAAGAGGGCTTCCGGGTGGATGTTCTGGGCCAGGCAGAGGGCAAGCTCGGCTTTGGAGCCTGCTTCCAGTCCGGTGTGGTAGGAGTAGCCTGCTCTGGCGATGGTTTCGACCACCACCCGCCTCTGGTTCACCTTGATTGGGAAAACGCCCTGATACTTCCCCTGGTAATCGTATTCCTTGATGGCTTTGCGAAAAGCCTCGGAAAGACTTTTGACACGTTCTGCCAGCACCTGCGGGAAACGCAGAATGATGGGCATGCTCTTGCCGCGTGCCACGAGTTCCTCAATGACTTCCTCTAAAACGATGGAAAGTCCGCCGGGCAAATCCACTTCCAGTTTGCCCCCGTCATTGACACGAAAATAACCGCTGGACCAGTACGGTACCCCATAAAGTTCAGCGGCGTCCTGAGGCTTGAATCGGGTGTTTTTCAACGCTAGGTTTCCTCCTTGGCTACAGGCTCAGTCCTGATTGCAGAGTCGAGTGTACCACCTTTTCTGCGGGATGATGTCATGATGCTGACAATCGAGCCAGACGGGGTTATTCCAAAGAAAAACCCTTCAGTATTTCATTTTGAAACTGACTTTGTCTCCCACTTTGATGTGGTTCTTTTTGAACCAGCCCAGGTTCATTTCAATGGCCCCCACCACGGGTTTGCTGGAAGGGTAAGTGGCACAATTCTCATCGCTGGCCTTGCAGGGTTGCATCTGCAGCACATCCACAATGACGCCTCTGGAATTGAAAAAGGCAATGTCCAGCGGAATCAGTGTGTTCTTCATCCAGAAAGCAGCAGCACGGTCCTGCATGCCCAGAACAAAAAGCATTCCAGCATCTTTTGCCATGCTGGTGCGGTACATCAGGCCCCGCTCGGATTGCTGGGGAGAAATGGCGGCTTCCAGCAGCACGGTTCTGGTGACGGTGCCTTTGAAGGTCACTTCAGCACTGCCAAAAGCGACAGCTTCGATTCCAGCTGGAAGCTTGATCTGGGCAGAAGCAACGGAGAGGAACAAAACAGCAGCGAGAAGGGGTGTTTTCATGCTGTCTCAATGCTACCGAATGTGAGGGTGAAGAAAGATGAAAAACCCACTGCACATTGAAGCAGTGGGTTGAGCAAACCTTGGGTTTTGCAGGTTTGGCGCAGGGTTATTCTGCCGCTGCAGGAG
This portion of the Deinococcus roseus genome encodes:
- the hisF gene encoding imidazole glycerol phosphate synthase subunit HisF → MITKRIIPCLDVQNGRVVKNVKFFENHRDAGNPLLLAQKYEHEQADELVFYDITASHEGRKLMLEVARDVAESVMMPLTIGGGVNSVEDFRNLLLSGADKISVNSSAIRNPDLIRAASDHFGAQCVVLSIDAKKRPDGTGWNVHLNGGRVDTGIDLLEWVQKGQELGAGEIVLNVMDADGTQSGFDLVATRTVKEHVDVPVVASGGAGKLEDFYDVLTEGKADAALAASVFHFGMLTVREVKDYLTGRGIQVRGFVE
- the hisIE gene encoding bifunctional phosphoribosyl-AMP cyclohydrolase/phosphoribosyl-ATP diphosphatase HisIE — protein: MNLTELKYNEDGLVPVVTQDARSGEVLMLAWANQEALEHTLTHKEGTYFSRSRQELWIKGKTSGHTQKVLGVRYDCDSDAVLYLVEQQGPACHTGKQSCFHNPLLEEEGHTQLGFVVSEVYKTILDRIEHQPEGSYVTTMHKAGLDRILKKIPEEAGEVLLAAKNNDVAELATETADLLFHTLFVMAELGVKPEDIAGVLSKRMGKSGLRGPKAVG
- the glpX gene encoding class II fructose-bisphosphatase — its product is MERALVLETVRVTEQAALAASRLIGKGDKNAVDAAGTDAMRQVLNELDIDGTVVIGEGEMDEAPMLYIGENLGQKTKHSHRVDIAVDPVEGTEAAAKGLPNVIAVIAMSEKGGLLHAPDVYMDKLVVPPPALGHVNLDWPVEANLKALAMSLQRSVEDLLIVVLDRERHTPLIQQIRQAGARVKLINAGDVIAGLAAAIRGTGVHALMGWGGAPEGVVTAAAMKCLGAEFQGRFIAENDEQRERLKLMGVSTEKIYKTNDLAPGDNIVFSATGITDGDLLEGVRPFGGGARTHSIVMGHSTRVVRFIDSIHLQDSKARVVVRV
- a CDS encoding M48 family metallopeptidase, with product MRIEFAATYFDGKSSRAHPIRAFWNGVHLQLESEHLHLLIPEGGWELQPPLGNTRRIFHLQDGGRVETADLQAIESVEMALGLNAGMRWVHAIEHNWKWVLLGFVVLGVFLLGFFRFGLPVVAQKAAEVTSISVLVTVSDNALKLLDRQYLQPSAIPESRQQKIRSEFQKVVQDIGENYPYELHFYQSSELGANAFALPSGNIVITDDLIKLARNDREILGVLAHEVGHVIHRHGLKSIYQSLGVFFMISVALGDVVSPTSLAASVPALLIQNGYSRGFEAEADQTAGKYMLARGWGTKPLQDMLQRLIEDHEGSESTTLLSTHPGVQERLKMLQQMKP
- a CDS encoding YjgN family protein produces the protein MNELTLEKPTQATPKLHRFEFTGNANEYFRIWIVNLFLSIITLGIYAAWAKVRARQYLYANTRLDGQSFEYLGNPISILKGNIVVGVGAAVYFLAQYYEIKWLYAVLAIFALIYPYLIYKSLRFMASNSAYRNVRFKFWGSSGDAYKYYLLWMLLMPLTGGIIFPLIQFYQRRYLLDNVALGTAQARFTGNSSPFWRVYLISYGIGFVFSIVVGVVLLGAAMGQVYSGGDGLSDLVGTYIIMGVFYIIALLGGVALQQYIYAQLMNYSLENTTLKDGQIRFRSKLNHWTLMKIQLVNILAIAVSLGLLSPWAKIRYMQYVLSRIGVVAVPGALDEIAAIGSEEENALGDAAVGFFDLDIGL
- the acpS gene encoding holo-ACP synthase, which translates into the protein MIVAIGTDLIEIHRIRKVLEREGEHFLHKIFTPEELAYCLKMADPVPSLAARFAAKEAFQKTWFEGHSWQDVWVVRDETPQEPFPFSRPYLKFSPEVQKNMQANHWVAHLSLTHTKEHAQAVVVLEKLEQPHEQ
- a CDS encoding class I SAM-dependent RNA methyltransferase, producing the protein MIVTVEKIISGGLGLARHETGVVLIEGGLPKEVLDVQVFQEKPVRTARILKIIEESPDRTDPLDAPPTLNLAHATYEAQLRYKQGIVQDALVRIGKIHLEVASTQSSPSQWHYRTVAQYGIDSGRFFYRERGSHEKRTLRADPIAHDRIDALLRTVDPGKLGGAYEVVFRTSILSGETLAALIGEGNPQDYQKAALYLADLGIQGVSHAKPGKYRFQHGARLVWGEPSTLEQYGKYPLSVMVSSFAQVNPEAASELFLKAAELAGAGETALDLYGGSGALGLHLASHYGKVTVLDINQESLDRGKKDAERLSIKNIKFQRGDARRMNLGYSTITLDPPRAGLTPEVIETLGRSQADTLVYVSCDPATWARDVKQLSEWGFKLQEAIPWDFYPHTSHVEVLSLLQR
- the speA gene encoding biosynthetic arginine decarboxylase yields the protein MKNTRFKPQDAAELYGVPYWSSGYFRVNDGGKLEVDLPGGLSIVLEEVIEELVARGKSMPIILRFPQVLAERVKSLSEAFRKAIKEYDYQGKYQGVFPIKVNQRRVVVETIARAGYSYHTGLEAGSKAELALCLAQNIHPEALLCCNGFKDDGFVSLALWGRKLGKNVVITLEKMSELDRVLRLSKELNVKPAVGVRFKLNAKGSGQWEESGGDNAKFGLNAAELLHVVERLREEDMLDALTMIHCHIGSQITDIRRIKVAVREATNVYANLVKAGVPVKYLNVGGGLGVDYDGSKTTFYASMNYTMAEYAADVVYTIQEVCQRMEVQEPIIVSESGRALTAHHSVLVIPVLDVTGPNVDQNFIPDRKEEQHQIVTDLEQLQENITVRNAREIYNDAVADKETMNNLFNLGYLSLHDRARGEALFNAIIRKIAKAVQDMKYVPDELEDLPRVLADKYVCNFSLFQSLPDNWAIDTLFPIIPIHRMDERPTREATLVDITCDSDGKIDKFIDLRDVKRTLPLHELDGNPYYLGIFLAGAYQDVLGSGHNLFGKVNEAHVVADKEEGYRIDLFVRGQKARRMIENMGYEEDDLRDSIEAQIETARKKGNFTPTEAKELGTTYTEELLGYTYLE
- a CDS encoding DUF192 domain-containing protein, whose translation is MKTPLLAAVLFLSVASAQIKLPAGIEAVAFGSAEVTFKGTVTRTVLLEAAISPQQSERGLMYRTSMAKDAGMLFVLGMQDRAAAFWMKNTLIPLDIAFFNSRGVIVDVLQMQPCKASDENCATYPSSKPVVGAIEMNLGWFKKNHIKVGDKVSFKMKY